One Tachysurus vachellii isolate PV-2020 chromosome 14, HZAU_Pvac_v1, whole genome shotgun sequence genomic window, gaCAGATGTAAGCACACAGTATATGTGTTTAATTCGAATGAGTGCTGcagtaacatttaaaataagacTAGAAATGTCAAAGGTCAGGTAAATAGTAGATGTACAGGTTATGTAAGTTAAACCTAGTGCGTAAGAAGAGCTAGAGCTCATACTGCATATCAAACACAAATATCACGCCACACGTTAAGAGCGGCAAATCCGTCTCGGCAGTATTTTGCATCGCGACGTTCGAGGCGGTGATATTTTTTCTCGTGTCCAGCACCAAGCTGATACTCAGTGATGGGGAATCAAGAAACGGACTGTTTCTGTGCTCTGTAATTTTCCCAGCAGGCCAGAGGCTGGATGCTCCAAATGAAGTCCACATTAAGTCTGTAAACGTGATGCTTATAAATCCGATACAGAAATTCACACAGAGCGCTTTTAACATGTGCTGTAATTAGGCTGGTGGAATCAGACAAGCCGCTTGAGACCGCCTGCGGTTTGATTACGAACGTGATTCGTGAACGTGAGGAAGTGAACTAAACGTGCTGTGTATTCCAGGATGCATCCGGCAGTTGTTCCCCCCCCACCAGCACCCCCCACCCCAGTTTTTTTGCTTGGCAttatttggttatttttgttatcttctTGCTTGACCCTTTTTCTTCGCTAGCTAGCTCGCTCGTCGTTGTCAGTTCTTTTATTGCAattttgcaaaatatttaatgtgttaagTATAAATCTAATTAtgaattttctttctaaatggtgaatgaatgaaaaaatttGCAAAGACAttttaagccccgccccttcctcTAAATCCAATTTAgaatttttcagatttttttcgcCAGTCTGAtagtgatcgtgtgtgtgtgtgtgtgtgtgtgtgtgtacacacagttatataacaCATCATCATTGAAGTTTCATTAAGAATAAAACAGTTTCCTTTAGTCTGGGAGCTGAAGCCCCGTTTGGGCTCATGTCTGATTCAGGCGCAGACGTACAACTCGAATATCCGTCTCTACAGTGGATGTTGTGCGAGCGGCGTGTGAAACACAGGAGGTTTTCACTGCTGCATCAGGCTGATGGTTCGGCTCGTCACGTTGCGCCGCGGAGAGCAGGGTGCCTGCAGCGCACGTCTCTCAAACGCCACGCTGAGCAGATCCTCCACTGACGAGCTTAATGCTAATTTATGCTAATCTGATGCAAATCAAGAAAGCTGCTGTTCCACATCATGACACAGCAGAGGTGGGAAAATAATTAAGGCCTAGCAAAGAGCAATCAAAATCCGAACATAAATCACTGAATAGTATAACAGGATGACAGGAATTATTCAGATTCATATTGACTTTAATTGGTTTTGCCTGCGATACTTTGATGTGCGGCCTTAGCCTAGTTTGTAACAGTTACAGCAAAGATTAGACGGAGACGAAACTTTTGTGGGAGGAGCTCACAGTGACACGAAGACGCAGCTAGAACACTGAGGTTTAAAGTTCACTGTATAGGAATAAACGGGAATCAAAAACTAATCATTTATAgatttctattttatatataaaatattttatatataatataatgggtGAAACTGACtggagttttatttataaatacagtattactttatgtatatacattattagtGGGAGCTTTACTATCGACTctagctttgtttttgttttgttttgttttgtttttgaccaAGAAAATTACTAAACCGTTCATTAACATTAGTCCTGATCACACTGGAACAATAGCAGACTCGGGCCCAGCGGTGTAGATGGAGCAGCAGTCGGCTTCAACCCagagaaataaaagtttaaagaaaACCTTTGGTGTTGTGGTGAGCTCAAACGGGCTGAAAAGTCATTTTGGACTTCCAAAATCCATAAGAAATTAGAAACCATGGCTGGTTTGCTGTGTAAGGAGTCATGTGTCTTAATCCTAGGTTTGATCCTCTAATGATTTGACTCATTAATATACTTAATATCATGTTCTATGACACATTGTAACTATTGAAacttcatttatattaaaaacaaaaacacaaattttgacactttttttattgtaactttgaacaaatgttttaaactcatggtatcttaagtatgtaacctagtgagccagcattaatgtattcaatgtcagagatttaagcacttctgtacgtcgctctggataagggcgtctgccaaatgctgtaaatgaaacggtgtgtttaatttttatttatttaatttttcagaTGTTTTTGAAAGTATCAGAATcgtaaccttttttttttttttttacactaaagTAGAAACAAGCTGGTGAGAGAACGGATGTTTATAGCTGCCGTAATGTAAGCGATGACAAACTAAATTGTCTCGTAGGCATTTgttcttttaattaattttaaacatttgcaaACTGTTGAATATAATCACTTTCTGGTCAGGTAACTAGTTTCAGTGTAATTTCAGACATAGTTGAACAAGCAATTTCTTGTCCCCTGATCTTTTTCAGTTCTCTATAGTTCACAACAATAGCACACTGAATTGTATAAGATATGCTCTATAAAATCTGCTCAGTGAAATCTGGAGGTTTTATTCTGCTGAGGCTTGACCCACTTTTAAACTTACAGGAGTGAATTCTTTCCTTCACTACTGGAGCTAAAAATAGCACCAGGTTCCCTAGTCATCCcatcattttcttatttctttctctctctctctcctttcctcagCCTTCAAGAAGCTGTATGGCATGTCCATCTCCGTCCGTTGGATGTCTGGAAGCGGGAAATTCAGACACGAGGGACATGACGAAGAGAGACTTCTCGTACCGCCCCGTCTGAAACCCGCGGCCCTGAATACTTTAACACCACCACGCGTCCAGCTCGGCCGAGACCACGAGCATCCTCCGCCTTTACCTACACCACCCTCATCCCTTCACTCGCAGTCTATCTCTCGGGCAGTAGGGGTTCTGAACCCGCAGGCGATGAGTGTGATGTTACCCATGAAGCCCAGGAACAGTGTGGAGGAGCCCCTGCATGACTCGGTGCACCAGCTGCGCTGGCTGTGTGAGCTGCATGGGCTCGGCTTGCCACTCTACAACGTGCGCTATGACCACACCGGCCCTGACGGCTTCCTGTATTTTGCCTACAGGGTGGTGGTGCCAGGGCTGGCTATGCCCTTCTGCGGCATCATCCACGTCCTTCCCAGCACCTGTGCCAACAACATGGAGGCCGAGGTTCAGCGAGCCGCAGCCAAGCAGCTCCTCAGTTCCCTTTGGCAGGCGAGAAATCTGTGAGCTACAATGTGAGTTCCTAAAGTACGACATTTCAACCGGTGAAAGTAACAAGCCTCAAAGATGGCACAGACGGAGCTATTATAATATAGTACATCGACGTATTAGCACAGCAATTAGCATCTCCTTGTTTCTTTAGCTGCTTGCTAGCTATTTAGTGGTGATCTAGATGACAGGAATATGGATTGGCAAAATCTAAGATTAACAAAAATGAAGTACAAAAAtccaaatataaataattgactaacaatgaaataaataaataaaatataactttcCTGTCCTAAATTTACCGAGCGCCAGATGTGATTCGTCTTACACCCATGACATCGTAGCACAACAATCGGCTATTACAGAAACCGCAAAATATTCGATCCTTTGTTCAACttcgaaaaagagaaaaaaattcgTGTTTCATGTTCAGCATTAAGATCAGAAGCTGCCTTTAATTTCTTACGGTTTTGTTTTACCTTTTGATATGGTGTTTTATAgcgttttaattttttttttactatcattatttatttgtctgtttgtttcacCTCTTTGGATTGATCTTTGACAAATTTGCCTgatatttggatttgtttggtTTTCTGACTttggagtgatttttttttttctggttgtggtgttgctttgtgtgttgcacttattaaaaaaaaagttgtgtatATAAAAGTCTGCAAgtctaaaattttttttttttttctctacccagatatttaaaaaagtaaatacatttatttaatttatttaaatctatttaataacAAAGATTTTGAAACCATTTGAagaatcattttttaattttttttttattgtttatactcTATTTTAGTCAATTTAAGACTTTCTTTGTGTAGACATAAATTCTGAACCTTTTCTAAAAGTCAATAATCGTCTAAATAtagaccaaaaataaaaaaaaaaatctccctgagcaatatttattcaaatgtattcaGGTTGAAGTCTCCTCGCAAGAATCGTTCGTCAGAGAAAATAGCAAAGgcagagtaaaaaataaaaaatcccacAGAGTGTGAAATTGATCTATTTGTCAGGGAGGATGATGATGCTTCAGTTCAgagaaaacaatcaaaaaaaaaaaaagctgcaaagTGAACAGTGCATCCTGaagtcaggattttttttatttcagaaccaaaggaaaaaaaagttaatggGCTACAAGTGGGAAAAAAAGAGCAAATCAGAATAAGGACACTTGGATTCCTTTAGAAAAGGTGGCCGATTTTATATGTAAAgtttcggtgtgtgtgtgtgtgtgatgcagctttagattccaaccaagcagaatcCTCACCTGAgtgaaagccaagatcaactgatgCTTGATTggacactatttatttattttcagaggTCATTCTTGGATAAGCACTTCACACCACGCAGCTATAGTGTTGTCTTAGAAATAACTAAAATTATGTTTCTTGCTGTTTCTTTGCCCAGTTTTGCCTCAAAGTCATGTTCTTAGCTGACAGAAAAGGAACTGGCTGTATTTTTCATCACTGTTGTACCTCGTCCGCCTCGATATTAGGCATGTTGTGCATCCTGATATGCTTTTATGCACACCACGGTTGGAAAGAGTGATTATCTGAGCCTTACTCTCAGCTCGAACCACTCTGACTTGCAGAACTGCTGCTTACTGGAAGCGTTTTGTGCTTTTCTGCATAAAGACAAGCGACTTTTTcctgtgaaaatcccagaaaatCAGGTTTCATTGAAATcctgatgtttgatatgaacattaactaaagctcttgaTCTGCGTGATTTTATACATCGCAATGCTGCCGCATGATTGGTTCATTACATAATTGCATGAACAGAGCCACggctgttcctaataaagtgtccagtGCTATCTTAGCTATAATAACGATAGAACACACTAAATGTCCAAGTTGACTGAAAGCAAAACAGACACCGGTAAAACAAGAGCACATTTATTCAGCGTGTTTGACTCgatcaggtttatttattacaggcAGAGGACAGAAGGACAGAAACGTTAGAGTAATGCATCGTGGGTACGTGTGGAAAAGAGTTCGACGGGACTCTCGGTCCCTCTGAGGGTGTATTGGCGCATGATAAATAAAGACGTGCGTCTCTGTGGTCATTGTTTACTCTGACTGCGTTGTCCGCTTCTTGATTTCGTCCACCAGTTCCGCCCTGGACACGTCCACCTGTGAAGGACAAACGTGGTCATCAAACATGAGCTATTActatccactcactcactcactcactcattttctaccgcttatccgaactacctcgggtcacggggagcctgtgcctatctcaggcgtcattgggcatcaaggcaggatacaccctggacggagtgccaacccatcgcagggcacacacacactcattcactcacgcaatcacacactacggacaatttcccagagatgccaatcaacctaccatgcatgtctttggacagggggaggaaaccggagtacccggaggaaacccccgaggcacgaggagaacatgcaaactccacacacacaaggcggaagcgggaatcgaacccccaaccctggaggtgtgaggcgaacgtgctaaccactaagccaccgtgtcccctatatatatatatatatattactatcCAATACAAGCATTTTTTACAGTAGTCACGTTGTTTATGTTTAGGGTTCTGGAGTTAGTCACAAGACCCTGAATTCTCATTTAACGTGGAAACAAGTTCAAGTCCAGGgcctgtattcatgaaaattcttagtgcAAAGTGTTGCTCATAGTGATGTAATTCTACATGTAAGAAAAGTtctttctagtaaaaaaaaagttattcataaagcatcttaacctttaaaagagctcataaggtttTAGGAGTAGagaagaaaatggctgaaaggtgaaaagtgagaagaaatgtgttgtatgcAATATTTAATAacgatagt contains:
- the dnd1 gene encoding dead end protein 1 isoform X2 translates to MHGWRGPTPGPGCEVFISQIPRDVYEDQLIPLFQSVAPLYEFRLMMNFSGQNRGFAYAKYGDTASAAGAIQALNLYPLQSGVRLSVRRSTEKRQLCLSDLPSTVGRNELLVVLRQITDGVEGVNVRTTGPKEKDVTALVHYSSHHAASMAKKVLVQAFKKLYGMSISVRWMSGSGKFRHEGHDEERLLVPPRLKPAALNTLTPPRVQLGRDHEHPPPLPTPPSSLHSQSISRAVGVLNPQAMSVMLPMKPRNSVEEPLHDSVHQLRWLCELHGLGLPLYNVRYDHTGPDGFLYFAYRVVVPGLAMPFCGIIHVLPSTCANNMEAEVQRAAAKQLLSSLWQARNL